GTTGATTTTGGGAAGAACTTTTGTTGAAAGTGCTTCTCcatttgaatattaaaaaaagaaaaagtaattgaCCTTGatcatcaaaaatgtaatattgaaGAACGGtatgattacaaaaaaagtgtgaatcTGGTGTATCGGGAGTTGGTGGACTTGAACTCATTACCTCAGTAATTCTAAAATTTTGACCACAGCCCGAATCCTAACCCCTCTTCTCTTCTCATCAGCTGTTTGAAGGGCTTAAAGCATACCGTGGGGATGACAACAAACTGCGTCTCTTCAGACCGATGCTCAACATGACACGCATGTCCAACTCTGCAAAGAGAGCTTGTCTACCTGTAAGACGGATGTGAggaatgaatggatggatgaatggaagGACTGGTGAAAGGATACATGACAGTGATTAgcaaatgactgtttttgccCTGAAACTGTAACTTCAGCAACAAATTCAACTGGACCTTCCACTTCTGATAATTCACCAGTGCCATAGCTACACTCTGctcttttcttgtcttcttGTCTCAattttctctcctccatctcttcttCAGGCCTTTGATCAGTCAGAGCTTCTGGAGTGTATCAGGCGACTGGTAGAGACTGATCAGGACTGGGTTCCTCACTCAGACTCAGCCAGCTTGTACATCAGACCAACATTTATTGCCACTGAGGTAAGGAGAATAATGAAGTGCAGCAGTAATGTGTGGGCAGACGGTTTGTTCGTTTCAATACATtgctttgtgtttatgtcttCACGGTAGACCTGTCTGGGTCTGAAGAAGCCTTCCAGTGCCTTGCTGTATGTGATCATGTGTCAAGTGACCTCCTACTTTGACAATGACGCAGAGGCCCTGTCCATGTGGGCCGACCCAAAGTACACACGGGCCTGGAAAGGAGGAACTGGAGACTGCAAGATGGGAGGGTGGGTAGCTTTTATGCTTTATGCTTTTATTAACTGATAATTGATCAATTCACTCAGCTATGGTTGGATGAGGTGCATAAAGGTGCCCTAAGAAATTCGTCATAGAGGTGGCCAAATGGGGCCATTGAAAATCCTGTGGtggcacataaaaaaaataaagccataaCAGAATTTCAGCGATTTTATGATGCTGTTGAAGTATATAGGCTAGTTAAAAACTACGTCAGtataatatatatgatatactttggtttcttatttgCAGCTAATAttactaattatctgatgtgcatagACTAATGCTGGTACGGTTAAaattttgagttccacaacatgttttatatatCTGCAGTTGACATTTTAGATGATTAATTGTACATAcaaatacagctttaatttgaagaggtaaattaaaaacatggaaactaGCCTTCTTAAGTTTAGAGGAGACATGTGGATACCCATAGAACCTATTCttattcagatattttgaggTCAGATTTCAAGGGACCAATTTGAAAATGGCGATGTCAGTTGATCCCTCCCCAAAACTTAGCCTATATTTGGAGCATGATTTGGTCCTTATCTAACAAGCTATGGCGACATGGAGGGTACTAGTGGATGCTAGGTGGTATAGTTTTAAAATATACCACTACATTTGCAATAGTTTGAAATATGACCtgccacagcctcttaaagacaatAATGTTGGCCACTGGAGGTGCAGAACAATCAAGCTTTCAACTGTCCTGCCCCaatgaaacaaactaaaatattatTCTGTTTGCTCAGTCTTTCAcccaaaatatacaaaacactGTCAAGCAGTTTTCATACCCACAcaatctttgatttttttaggtggacATGGATAAAAGTACAGTTTGCAGTGCTGTAGGTGCTAAAGTAACTGTAATTGCAGTTGTTTGTTGCGTTGTATTTCTGCAGGAACTATGGATGTACTTTGTCCGTCCAGTGTGAAGCAGTGAATCATGGGTGTCAGCAGACGCTGTGGCTGTACGGAGAGGACCACCAGCTAACTGAGGCAGGCACCATGAACATCTTCCTGCACTGGATCAATGAGGATGGAGGTTAGTTGCACTACCAGAGTCTTATCTGGCTGATCACAGGCTGTTTTGCTGTGCTGTAGGTGAAGGGGTCAAATGATTTGTTGGTTCAATTTCTATATGTACCACAGAGGCAAACAATGATCACACTCATGGCGAgtgatttaaatacaaaatgtggAGCAAATTTGACCTCTGCTGGCAGAACAGTGTCACTACATTAAAATTGCATACAGCATCTCTagtgatcacatttttttccagcttgctttaaaatatttaaggttttgttttattgtatttattaattgattgtttttcaGAGGAAGAACTTGCAACTCCTCCTCTGGACAGCATCATACTTCCAGGTGTGACCCGACAGAGCATCCTGGAACTAACCAGAGAATGGGTGAGAAAGACAAAACCATAAAGGTCAAAATGCATGGATATATATTTCTATTTGGTCATCACATTTTCTCTGATGCCTGTGTTCTTTTCTTTGCCCAGGGTGAGATTAAGGTGACGGAGCGCTACCTGACCATGAGCCAGCTGTGCTCTGCTCTGAAGCAGCAGCGGGTCAAAGAGCTGTTTGGCTCTGGTACTGCTGCCATGGTCTGTCCCATAGGACACATTGTTTACCAGGGAGAGGTAAGAGACAGCAGCCTGTCTGAATTTACCGTTGCATATTCATAACCTTCTACGTGAATCACTATGTGCTCTCCTTGGAGTTTCTGTCACTTGCTGTGTCATCATTATAAAATAGATTAGAGTAAGAGACCATACAGTGGAattggaatttttttaattaatgttttttaattaattaattaatttttaaattaaatttcatgtAATCCTAAAATCAACACAACTATTGATAACAATTAAAATCAACTACAAAGTGTACACCATGTAGTTTATATCATATGCATATTATAATGCCTTATaatttaaagctaatttttgtTGTGGCCAAACAGTAGAATTACACTGTCATGTGATGCTCTGCAGCTCagaaagacttttaaagacaatTAATTTACATAGCAAAAAAGATGTATGTATATGCTGAGCATCAAACCCAcccaaaatgactcatttcactatcatTAGTTTATCCATTCAGTGTGATagcatttggaaagtctagaagaacCGCACGATTAAATAATCAACCCCCATTCAAGTTAATGGAGTGCTACACTGGAAGTAGCCGGCCGAAGTCTCAAGTGCACATGCTCTATAGGATGCAAAGTATGGAGGCAATTTGGGGTAACGTTATATGCGGCACTTAAAGTATTTTGAGGTCATGTGCCAATAAGTAACTATTATAGGAATGAACAGAGCCCTACATTTGGTGTCTTATCCAGGTCTCTTAATCTGTCCATATTTCTTACTTTATAGGGACAAAATCAGTATGCAATATGTAGAACCTCACAGTTACAATACAGTCACaacaatttacttttttaaactttggtttTTGTCAGATagaacaaatgcacaaatgaaatacaaatatttatgcTTTATAGTTGCTGGTAGGCAGACTTTATCACCTTAGGAAAGAACCAGGATAGCTAAGTTTCAATTTATTCGCCCTCTCATCCTCCACTTCATGATAACTTTTTGTCTACCcccttttattttagttatattgtaaaaaaaaaaaaaaagttacactcTCTTTATTTGATTACAGTTTTATATGATAAAAGGGCACTTTAATACTAAGTAGTTAATATGTGAATAGCTTTAAAACTTTTAGAAGCGTAGTGCTTTTTAGACTAAGGCTGTGAGTCTCTTGTGACCACATGGACAGTTACATCTTTAGAAAGTTGTCAGAACCCCCTGGCTACTTGTTTTAATATCACGATATTTTACTTTATGTGCACTGTTCTCATGATTTATATTGCAACAAGTTGGTTCACTGAGccaattaaatcattaaaaaagtttgtatttgtgtgtttcagaacTTGTACCTCCCCTGTCAGGATAAAAACTCACAGCTGACCTCACGGATAGCAAAGGAACTCACAGATATACAGGTTGGTGGATGCACAGACACACCGATGCTTCAATGCATACGCGTATACAGACACACATCCCACCAGATGTTTCCCCTCGCTCAGTAACAGCTGGTTGAACATCTGTGTTCTTTGCACTCCTGTCACCCTCAGGACTCTATTCTTGTGTAGTAATGGGTTACTTTAAATGAAGTGTTCAGTAGTGTGAttagaggagaaaaggaaagaagaacAGCATCctacaaaacaaaggaaaggtTAGTAGCAGTAATTTTGGCAGTAAATGACAATGCCTATTCTTTGTCACATGTCTGCCTTGTCAGTGCTCACATATTTACAAACCTTCTTCATTGccttattgaaaaaaataaaaatgttgactcACTAAATTGAAAATATGGTCGATGAAAGGCAAGacctaacaaaaacaaataatctcTCCATAATTGCATTACTGTGCAGTTATCTAAGTGCTTATTATGTAACTCAATGAGATAAAAGtattaagttgtttttgcaccattGGTCTTCATTCATTGTACACCCACTGCATGCATTAACTTGCCTGCAAGTACATAATAAGTGAAATATCTTATTAGGTAATGAGTAATGACTTGGTAATATTAAACATGGCCTACAAACACAGCACCTCTGCAGTCTGCGCAGGTTTAAACAGATTCATAATGTTCCTTGCTGAGGGCTTAATTTGTGTTAATGAGCGTGTTATGTATAGCTGACTTTCTGTTATTGTGCTGTGTAATGAGCCTATTATTAGGCGGGGTATGAACTCGAATATGAGCCTCATTTTCTCAATTGTACTGGTAAAGGCCTCAGAACAGCGTACACCAAATCATGCTGTTTGTGGTCAGTGGCGGAGGAAGTGttcagttcctttacttaagtaaaagcactaataccacactgtgaaaatactctgttaaaattcctacattaaaaatgttacttaagtaaaagtaagaaagtctaatcaggaaaatatacttaaagtatgaaaagtaaaagtacacagctcagaaaaattaaaaaaaaaaaaaaaaaaaaaaaaaaaaaacccaaaattcaaaacaaggaaaaaaattacttgaatgttttgggttttttttttaaaaaaaaaaaaaaaaaaatgccaaagaagcaaatttggggaaaaataaaaacaccccaaaaacccaaagcacccagttcagaaaaaaataataatacctaaaaaaaaacctatctTGATCAGCTGATTGTATAATCGACTAAACATTTCAGCTGTACTCATACAAATGATTGGGTAGTTTAATTCATAACAAAACAGTATATTTTATGCActgttatgaaaaaaatcttaatttgtaaagtaacaagTGACCGAAGCTTTTAGTTAAATGTAgagaagtaaaaagtaaaatatttagaacctggatcgacatcagtgtTGTTCTGCAGTGTTCAGCCGCCTTTCACGAGCATTTAAACCTATGAAACCTATGGAAGAAAAAATTAGCGGCGAGAAGATTATTAGATATAAAGGAATGTCCAAAGCAACAAGAAatctaataattatttatttcaaattatgttacaggaaaaaaaaagttttttactttcttaatgtaatgttttgtgtctccttttttcccctccttttttAGGgatattttcaagtaattttttgctatctccccatgttttttttaaagaaatccaaccattttgctcaggttctTAAAGGTTAAAGAAATGAATTGCATTTATCAATGTTTTTTGAGCTAAGCTGAACTAAATGATTTGAATCCGCAGAGAGATTTGAAATAATAGGTCTCCACAAGTATTTCTGGGGCTGAATTAAACCTCAGTGTGTCCTTGCTGATGATGAATCATAAACTTTGACTGGAGTTGCACTGGATGCTCCGCAGGCTCACTCCTCTAAATGATATGAGCAAAGGTggccttggtttttttttaatcttcctgATTTCCTTAACGTCCTCTAAACACTTTGATTAGTTGATTATCTCTTCAACTAGGGACTTCTGTCCTCTTGTcttttgctttgtctttgtttacttttcGGTGCCCTAtctgtggttttgttgttttgtctttct
This genomic interval from Plectropomus leopardus isolate mb chromosome 22, YSFRI_Pleo_2.0, whole genome shotgun sequence contains the following:
- the bcat1 gene encoding branched-chain-amino-acid aminotransferase, cytosolic, with the translated sequence MADNNIPSFKAADLVVELSSTPKTKPNVVSFGSAFTDHMLTIEWSASEGWQAPVIKPFGNLSLHPACSSLHYAIQLFEGLKAYRGDDNKLRLFRPMLNMTRMSNSAKRACLPAFDQSELLECIRRLVETDQDWVPHSDSASLYIRPTFIATETCLGLKKPSSALLYVIMCQVTSYFDNDAEALSMWADPKYTRAWKGGTGDCKMGGNYGCTLSVQCEAVNHGCQQTLWLYGEDHQLTEAGTMNIFLHWINEDGEEELATPPLDSIILPGVTRQSILELTREWGEIKVTERYLTMSQLCSALKQQRVKELFGSGTAAMVCPIGHIVYQGENLYLPCQDKNSQLTSRIAKELTDIQYGRTPSDWTFLV